GGGTGATCCCGACGTCGCCGTTGAAAAGCCGTAAAGCGTAATCGTTGACGGTCACCATGACCGGCCGCCCCCGGTACCAGCGCCGATTCGGGGAGATGATCCCCCTGGCGGCGAGTATCCGCTCGATTGCACCGTTCAAGCCGGCAACGCCATATCGTCCCTCCCGCACGGCACAGAGAACCCGGAACCGGTCGAAGGCTGTCAGGACCGCTGCGGGATCGTCCTTGGCGAGGTAGTCGCCATATCCGTCAAGAACCTCCGGCGACAGGGCCTGCTCCAGTGCCTCGACGGACGGAGTCTCGCGCCAGGTCACGCCGGAGGCGCCCCCATCGCGGAGAAGCGCCAGGGCTCCGACCCCGTCGCCGCCGTTTATGGCACGGCTGAGGGCCCCAATGCCGCTGCCGGCGCCAAAACGGTAGTTTTTGCGAAGGATGACGAGGGAGTCGGCAAGGGGCGAGGGTGGTTCATCAGCAGAGTCCCGTTCCAGCCGCTCGCCGGTGGTCTCCTCGACAAAGCGACGGAACTCCGGCGAATACAGAGGGGTATCGCCCGTATCGTAGATGTCGCCAAGGACGGCGCCGGCCTCCACCGAGGCGAGCTGGTCCCGGTCCCCCAGCAGAACAAGCCTGGCCTTGGGCGCCATTGCCTCCACAAGGCGGGCCATGAGGGGGAGCGCCACCATGGAGGCCTCATCGACCACCACCACGTCATGGGGGAGCAGGTTCCCCCGGTGGTACCGGAAGCGGTTGGAGCCCGGAATCACTCCCAGGAGCCGATGGATGGTCGTCACCTCGTCGGGAATCCGATCCTGCACCGGGGTCAAGCCGGCAAGCCCCTCCCTGGCCCCGCGGATCGCATCCTTGAGCCGCGCGGCGGCCTTCCCCGTGGGCGCCGTGAGGGCGACGCGAAACCCGTCACTACCGGACTGCTCCAGGAGCAGGGCGATGATCTTGACGACGGTGGAGGTCTTGCCGGTTCCCGGCCCACCGGAGATGACCGTGAAGCCGCTGTGCAGAGCCGCTGCCGCCGCTACCCGCTGCCAGTCGGTCTCCCCATCGGCGGGAGAACCGAAGAGCCGCGCAATCCCATCACGTAGGATAAGGCCATCTACCGGATATAAA
The nucleotide sequence above comes from Geobacter benzoatilyticus. Encoded proteins:
- the recD gene encoding exodeoxyribonuclease V subunit alpha, giving the protein MASETSDYRDIDFRFADFLCRLARSGSDELRRAALRVSNAVGQGHICVDLAAEAGGEEESGRVTDLLRSSGVVGNPGEFAPLVLDDTRLYLYRYWKYETELAEKIIEKAGSLYPVDGLILRDGIARLFGSPADGETDWQRVAAAAALHSGFTVISGGPGTGKTSTVVKIIALLLEQSGSDGFRVALTAPTGKAAARLKDAIRGAREGLAGLTPVQDRIPDEVTTIHRLLGVIPGSNRFRYHRGNLLPHDVVVVDEASMVALPLMARLVEAMAPKARLVLLGDRDQLASVEAGAVLGDIYDTGDTPLYSPEFRRFVEETTGERLERDSADEPPSPLADSLVILRKNYRFGAGSGIGALSRAINGGDGVGALALLRDGGASGVTWRETPSVEALEQALSPEVLDGYGDYLAKDDPAAVLTAFDRFRVLCAVREGRYGVAGLNGAIERILAARGIISPNRRWYRGRPVMVTVNDYALRLFNGDVGITLPDPENPGNLAVFFPSATEGVRKVSPLRLPHHETVFAMTVHKSQGSEFDKILMVIPPVESPVLTRELLYTGITRARAAAGLWCGEAVFNTAVARRVERRSGLRKALAK